The DNA region TTGGCTTGCTGTTTTTATGTTATTCCGAAAACCAAGTCGAGATCAGGAAAGAAAGGAGTATCCGAGTATATATAGAAAGATAATACGTGAATTGGTAATGATATATATTGCATGCATGACCTAAGATTGTGCACGTACGTACAAAACCCTAATTACCTTACTAGCTTTTTCATCCGTTTTGGTAATTGGTTTACCCTTTCATGCTTCAACTACTCTACAACTTTgccgataaaaataaaaaaataaaaaagaataaaaaagaaaaaaagaagaagaagaacgcTGTAGTACATCAGCATTGATCAGCATGCCTGAGTTTCATAAAGACAAGGAAAGAAATTCATGTAATTAGGTTGTCCCATGCAAATGTATATTAATGAAAATCCGACATGTTTTCCTAGTACAAGACTAAAAGGGAGACCTTTTCAtccatttcttaattattatcaACTGCCCTAGCGGACTTTCATTGTGGATgatcttaattatttgtttttgcAATCCTAGTATATCTGTACTATAGCTAATTGCAAGCCTATAAAAGTAAAAGAGGGACATTAATTTTCATCAATCATCATTAATTTTTCTTATCACCAACCCTTTAGATATGACCAGATCGTCACTTCGTTGCTTCGATCAAATTatgcaattattattatttgataggATCTTTCAAAGTGCATGAATGCAAGAATGTTCTTTTGCTGCTTATTACACATCTGCCATCTGCTGCGCTGATTTCTTTACCATGCATTACATCACGCCCAATACATTCATATTtatggaaaaaaattaattatttaataatagaatatatatatatattttttaaataattatattattctaTTATAAAACCGTCTTTTAGCATCTATTTGACATGATGACCTAAGGGATGATGTCGAAATTAATTTATTTCGTTTTCTTCTCCCAACTGTGATTGCAGTCCTCTTGAATGTCCGGAGACAGTGAGCCGTGGATATTGTTGTTGGCCCCGATGCAATGTCCACACAGAAATTTATTGTACGAAATCTGGTCCCATAATTAATGATATGAATCTCTTCCAGTTGGCACTTGCTACACGTCAGGTTGCCGTCTTTAACCCCACCCCGTAATTATCACAGGTTTTGGAAGTCAAACCTCTTAGAAATATCGTTCTTGAAACTTATCCTTCCTTTGGCCTTGCGTCGGTCCATTAAACATCGTCAATCTTTCATCGGAACGGACAGTAACTTTGTCAAGCGAAACAGCGACGTCAAATACGTCAATAATTCACTTCTGCCATTCCAATTCGATTTAAAGGTTTGTCTCTCGATCATATCCTCTGCTTCTCTGTCTCTCTAGCAAACTGAACAGAAAGCAAACTGGACCTTCTGTTCCATTGctcttttaattcttttttttaatatatataaaatacctTTTTAGCTTCGGTCTagctatattatttttatgggtatgaatctctctctctcttgggtTTCATGGGTTGCAAGTGTTCTAAACCTTTACTCTTTTGGCGTTGGAGCTCCATCAACTTTTTTTCTTGGGTATATTTTGTTTGTGAAGGAAATAGTCTCTGCCTTCTGGTAATTGATAAGTGGGTCtgtattttactattttgtagATTCTCCAACAGTCGTACCTTGTTTGTTTGCCGAGAAAAGGTGGATTCAACAACTAGAGTGATTGATTTTCTTTCCAAACAAGTTCCCAACAACCGTACAGAgctttaagaaaattctgggTATGTACGGATGCCGAAACTTCAATCTTCATAACATTTTTTCTGTCAAGttattaacattttttattCTGATCGATGCTTATGAGTCCTTGTACAGTAATTCGAAGTACCTTCGCTTGAGTTGGGGTTTTGTTTgagcttttttttaatagatattcCGTACGGTTTCCTTCCAACGCGACGTTGTtttatgtataataatataggaatataattattttatacttaattttgtAACCAGTGATAAAATATGATTTCGTACGAATGTCTTCCATTTATATGGGATTGTGGATTTATTATTACTCTAGTTTTTATAAGTTATACCAAGTGAAGTTGgcaatttttacatatttatgacttgcattttttttttttaacaatttagaAGGAATTCACACTGTAAATGAAGATATGAGGAGCAGCTTTCAATTGGCTGTCAAAGGAAATGTACTCCCAGATTGCGTTAACGCATCAAATCCCTTCCATGAATGCACCGAATCTTGTCGCATAAAGATTGCTCAAGGCCAAGCTTTCAAGGATAAGAAGAAATCAGGTAACTGTTTATACCAGATTTGCTGTTAGTTTTTGTAGATGCACTTCTGTAGTTTGGCTACTGCTGCTTTGGCTAGCTTTCCTGATGATACTCATACCTTGGGTTTTAGTTTTCCTTGGGAATTGATTGCATTTTAATACAAAAACGTCTAGTTTTGAATTGCTAATACAAAAATATTGCTTTGATATCATGTTAAATTACGTGACTcaacatgttaaatattttaattaaatggggTGGAAGGTAGAGTACTTAAGAGTTCTAACTCAGGATCTAAGATATATTTGAATACTAtgttaaatcacaacttgtcgATGAcaatacataattttattaattcgccgtgtcatttttttttttttttgtctttttctttttattggaaTTGCAGGTTCCATCTTCCTTAATGTTTCCAGAAGTTTTGGTAGGAGAAAGAAGGCAGGTGCCGAGCCAAAGTCCCCACAAGCACATGACAATATACTTTTTCAGAACACAGTTTACCCTTCTGATTTTGATTCTAAGAGAGAGGTGGAATCAGAGGTCactgaaaatttttctcatccTCGGGCTCATGCTAAGGAAAGTCGTACCCAGAATCGTTCTCTCAACAAGAGCCCAGGCTCATCCTCTCACTTGGTGCCTAAATCTGGAATTCTGATATCGGTGCATACACTTTCTCTAACCCACACCCACGGACACAAATGTTCTTTCTtaacttctttcctttttcactTTTTGATGATCAGCACACATGCTATGAATCCTCTGTTTTTCTATCTATTTGACTCCTCTTTCTTTCATTGACAGCCTGATAGCCCCATTGATTCTCCAAAGAAAAATATCACCCACATTTTTGGGGAAACACCAAACAATCAGGAAGAGGATGAAAAGCTCTATGCTTCACCTCATGCTGTCCCTAATCCTGTTGTTGATGATATGGAAGAACATGGTAATGGTTCAGCTGCCGAATCCATGAGCTTTAGTTTCTTTGATATTTCTGATGCTTTAGAAGGCAGCCAGGAAGAAGAAGTCCAATCTGTAATTTCTGATTCCGGTGTGGTGGTTggaaaatatcatttaaaagaaAGCTTGGCTTCCATTCTGCAGTCAATCTTTAACAAGTATGGAGACATAGCTGCAAGCTGTCGATTAGAATCAATGTCGTTGCGCTCTTATTATTTAGAGTGTGTGTGCTTTGTGGTTAAGGAATTACAATCCAGTTCAATTATTCACCTGACCAAAGCCAAACTGAAAGAACTCTTAGCTGTTCTCAAGGATGTGGAATCTTCTCAAATTGATGTCAGTTGGCTGCGACACATAATCGACGAGATCACAGCAGACATTGAACTCATTAGTCGGCATCGATCCATCGAGGGAGCAAAGGCCAACTTGGATCGCGATTTGGAATTGACAAGGAAAGAACTAGCATCTCGAATGGAAGATCTGTCTCTTAAAGAAAAAGAGGTTGACGTTGCCAAGAAACTAGTAACTAAAACCAGAGCTCGCTTGAGCTCGCTTGAGCTTAAATCTTCCCAGTTGAATGAGAACATATTATCTATCAGGACCAAGGTGGAAAATTTTCACGGCAGATCATTGTTAGGTGAACTCTTGTGATGCAACCTCGAAGAATTTAAAGGGTTTCATTTTCTCATGTTGTACGAGGGAATTAAGTAAATATAGAACAGCTAAGGATTGCTCATGTATAAAGTAGTTAAGGTTGGTTTGTTCGTTTTGTTTTTGCACGTACGTTGTGTTAATAGCCTTGTAACTTGTGCTTGGGACCATCATGTGGTTCTATAattacattttcttttatttcagtTTTCCTAACTGTAAAGATTTTTAGTCTagtgaatttatacaactagtAATCTATCATTTAGTGAAAATCTGTTCTTTTTGCTAATCCCAGAGGATGATAAGAATTGGTGGGAACCGTGTAATAAAATCCTTCTGAATTCCAAATGAAGTTTTAGATTTGTATAAGTTTCTGTTGAACATTACAAATCAAATGCTAGATTCTAATGAAAGTAAGCATATATTAACCGTGACTCATGTTTGATAAGTGTTGTAGTTATAAaaagatcttataaaaataaattcataaattaatgtaattttatatgatatattaaatctaatttataataaaaatttacaaaaataaatgtacaaattatattatatgttatattttattttacaataaaaataattttataatttaacgaatcatatcatatcaatttaCGTTAATCATAAGTTTGTGTAAGCTTATTTGACAAAATCTTTGTGTGATAGAGCATTGGCATTTGTATTAtgcaaatacaaaaatatatttgcataatatgacaCAGCATTGAATTATACGTctctataattttacatatttataaaCACTATTGCTACTAGTTTGGAAATTCATTATTCACTTAAGGTTGGTTTAGATTTAAAGAcgagataagataattttatttagatttaaagacgagataagataattttaaataaaagataaaaatgaaataatatattattattatattattattattttaaaatttacaaaaattaaattatttattttattttatataaaaattttaaaaaaattataacaacgTTCTTTCCTAATCCAAATGGGCCCCAATCCAATCACTATAAAATGTGATTTTGCAAACGCGCGTATAGACAAACCAATGGTAATGCTGTTCAAAGCATTTGTCTtgcttaaaagttaaaacattATCCTCGCCTACCCCCTCGTGAAGCTACCCGAAAGGCAACAAGCAAAAGTGGCGCTAAAGTCTAAAGGCAGAGCTGTTAGATTGAATGATGGATAGCGTTTGATCTTTGTTTTGGCAGATATGAGAAAAACGTATTTGAAGTGCAAAAGAAGCGCCCTGATCACAAACAATCTTGAAGCACATCCCTCGTGGACAGTGCCATGTACGGGACCACTGTCAGCCTGAATTTTGACCATTTGACCCTTTGAGGCCCTACTCTACTACAATGCTTTCTCCAGAGTTCAAAGAATGGCCCTTGGATAAAGACTCGAATCTATgttctcaaaaaagaaaaagtagaaaatacATAATGAAAAGTCtcttactctctcttttttaatttcttacagCTCAAAAAAGTAGAGGACCTAGGTACGTACCCTCCACCCACTGGCCGCGTGATGCTCATGCAAGCGATCCTATGGTTCCATGACACGTGGCTACATCGTAGCTGTCTACAACTCCTTTCCGATCCTGTTCTTCAACTTTAATTTCACCTAGCCTTCTTCTTCAAAGGTCTCGCTTCAACTCAAATCACCAAATTTCTTGGCATACCGGTCATCACCGTTTTGTACTTGAGAAAAATGGTCATGTGTCCTCTCCCCTCAAAGtgaccaaaatatattttttaatttttttttattaacaaagtgatttttaagtatattgatatttttttatattttttaaaaatatttaaatatattaaaaaaaacttgaaaaaaaaaaaaaaaccgtgcGGGCACTCCGGCGGAGTAGCACCGCTCTTTCATTAAAATGACGGCCGAAGTAACAAAATGTGTAGTTTGTTTTCAACTCCTACATATTTTTCTCGGAAAAGATTACAATAATCACTTGAGAATTGAGGATTAGACAGTACAGATTAAAGGGATTGAGCAAGCAGAGCAGTAACACTGTTTTAAACAATCAACAATGATGCTGACGGCAAAGatttagttataaataaaacaagaaaaagagagaggtcaCCGTCATGAACATCCCCTCGCATACACGCAAACAAACAAACAGGAGCGAAAGAGAAAtagaacattaaaaaataaagttccTTTTCAAAGGTGGTGGTTTGGTTGCTTTGCCTCTTTAGTTGGTGGGGTTGCTGCGGAAGGACCCCAAAGCTTTGATAGCCGCTGCTCTCAAGATGTACTGGTGGTATGCTGCTGCGGCTAGTGCTCCCACAAACGGACCAACCCAGAAAATCCACTGCATGCCCAAAAACCATCACATACCCACTAGCTTGTTAATAACTCCGaccaaaggaaaagaaaaaaaaaaaaaaaaaagaggctatAAAGCAGAACATTGACGTATGCATGAACTAAAAGCAAATTCATGGAGAAGTTCATACGTGCTCATCCCAGACTTTATCGTTGTCGTAGATAACAGCAGCACCAAAGCTCCTAGCTGGGTTAATACCGGTACCAGCGATGGGAATGGAAGCCAAGTGCACAATGAACACAGCGAACCCTATAGGGAGTGGAGCCAACACCTGCACACGACACAGAAAAACATAATCGTAAACTCCTACACGTACAAGCCAAACAATAATCTTCATACCCACCATATATATAGTCTtaaaatagtaacaaaaatGACACGAAGAAGAAGGGGTTACATACAGGCACGTGTGAGTCACGTGCGCTTCTCTTTGGGTCAGTGGCTGAGAAAACGGTGTAGACCAGCACAAAGGTACCAATGATCTCAGCACCCAAAGCTGTGCCCTTGCTGTACCCTTGAGCCACAGTGTTGGCTCCACCACCAAGTGTGTTGTAGTAGTGCTTCATGAAAGCCTTAACCAAACCAACACCACAGATGGCTCCCAAGCACTGTGCCACCATGTACGCCACAGCCCGGATCAGCGACACCTTCCTGGCCAAGAACAGTCCGAATGTCACAGCCGGGTTGATATGCCCACCTGCACGAACATATTCCAAGAAAACACAACACCCATCAACAAATTACTTCGAAGAAACCAAAAGGGTGGTGACGAAATGAGTGATCTTTCAAGGGAAGTGAGAGAGTAGTACCAGAGACACCGGCGGTGCAGTAGACGAGGACGAAGATCATGCCGCCAAAGGCCCAAGCGATACCCAGAAGACCGACGCCGTCACAGGGTCCGGACTTCTTGTACCCGATGACGGTGGCAACGCCGATATAGAGGAAGAGGAGAGTAGCGATAAACTCGGCGATGAGAGCGCGGTAGAAAGACCAGAGCTTTAGCTCGGCCAAGTCAAGGAGTGGTGCGGGTGGAGGGTCTACGTAGTCCTTGCCATGTTGGTGACTGTGCCCCTCTTCGCTCACTTCCTTCGACATCTTCACGGCCTACACAAAGAGCACTGGTAGTCTTTTCCTCTCTTGCTCTGTGACGTGAGCTAGTCGGTCTCTGTTTCTCAAAACTTTGTTAGTGAGAGAGAAGGAAGAGGTGATGAGAGTGTAGAGACTGGACAGAGCTAAAGATAGTGAAATGGTTCGTTTAAACTGCATTTTATGGATAAGCAAAGGGCATTTGTGGAATAAaatcaagttttaaaaattgcTGGAAATGGGAAGAACTTTTGACTCTTTGAGAGGCAGAGAGGAGCATAGCCGGGGCCCGGGGGGACTCGGATCAGGGCTTAGAAATGGGACCAGGGTGTACAGCGAGGCCATGTGAAGGGCTAAGTTCCAGCAGTAAATGTGTAAACGtcatctaattattttaaattttaaaaaatatgattaaatacatcattatattaaaaattaattaatttttttattaataaatctatttttttaaataattatataatatttatacactccatagcattattaatttatatgtcTGTTTGAGAAGGTGTGGGTGGCTCATGGATCGGGCTCAGGGTCACTCGTCAGCCTGGCATCCAACCATAGCCACGCCTACAACGGTTATCTGTTGTCTTTATCCTGATACATGTGGCTCATGGGTCATTAATTGTGTTTCTTTACTTTTGGGACCCTAGGTTCCTAACTCGAGCATTTGTTTAGGTTAACTTCTAGGAAGTAGAGCTGCATGTgggctttcttttttaaatccctTCCCATTTTTATCCCAATGTTTTAAGCTCTGGATCTAAATGCCCGAGCCTCAATTAATGACCCAAACGGGTTTGAGAATCCTGAGAATCTATGTCCCAGCTCCCTcccttcctccctccctccctctctcactcCTCCCTCTACAATTATTTTTAGACATGGTATGATTTGTACATGATGTTATTAAATAATGTTTTTAACATGTTTTTAGTTGGAAGTACTTTGTAACGTGTCAGTTTTGATTAaaacactttatatatatataaggatggAGTTCGAACTTGGTTCTTTGATTTCGAGACCAAAACTTATGTCATCTGATCCAAAGGATGTAGCCAAAACActttgttaaatatatatatatgttgctggtTTGTTTAAGAGACCCAATGACACCATACTTGATAAACTTAAAAGGAATATATTTCTTGAGAGAATATCTAAGTTTTCAAGAGTATACTTCAATTGATAAAATGGATTGATCATGCTGTTGCAGAGAGGCAATATGGAGACACTCCAATAGAATAGAGATAATATTTGTAGTGTTGGAATGTAGTTTTcgtatactttttttaaaagaagtgaataaatttgagatctatattttaaaataagtacaCGATGACTACAcactctaaaattatatatatcattatctcTTATAGAATGAGATTTGAAATATCGGcttaaaaaatgagatgatatttacgtgagttattttatttttaaaggaaaaatctaattacaagcatacttatatattaatatgtacatcaatataatgtgattgatcaaaaaataaattttatcgaaaacagtactaatttaaattttgaatgtgaaagaatcagtattgatacgtaaATTAGGTGCAAGTTTgtttgtacgtaacaaaactcatttttaaattagtgtataaaatatatcatttacatcacttaaatgataagatttaatttataaaaattatttttttaaataaattatatcatataagcATGCATAATctgcagaaaaaataaaatttttctacttCATCGTTAAAAGTATAGGAGTTTTAGAAGATACAAGTCAGTGTTAACCGGCCATGATTTTGTAATTGTGTTTAACATCTGTCCACATCCACATCATAATGTCCCTCAAAACGGCAAAGATCTTTCAACCGTTGAGAGAAATGGGATGAGAGAGAACGGACTGGTTGAGCTTTTAAGTTTTGAACGACCAACGGTAATTATTTTCTCCGTGGTTGGTGGCAAATGTGGTCCCCTTGCGGGCACGCTTAAATGCTGGGCCCAAACGGGATTTACGCATTTCTGATAAAATGGGACCCCGCTGTTTTCCAATTTAATGATGCTTTTTATCACCCATGCGTAAGCATAACCTACCAGTCCGTTTCGGGAAAAAAATTTACTCTTTTTTGGCATATATTTTGAGAGAAATGGTTTATGCAAgtattcaatatataaaatctcGGATGGTTCATTTAAAACAATAGATCACACTAGGGTTGTACAACAACTAATGAAACCGGCCAGCACCGACACAGACCGATTGTTAGAGCATGAAACAGGCCATAGCAATAGAGAATCGATCGGTCCTCAATAGAAATTTCTTAAAATTGACGTCGACTAATTTGGTTCTAGtgtatacaaaaaaatataaataaaacgaCGACATCGTTTTGAATTGAGCTCATCTTCTTCCCCCTACGCTCTTACTCTCTAGTCCGATTTCTCTCAcgcactctctctcctctctcaaaCAAAGCTTCACTCCATCGTCGCCGACCTAGAAATTACTAGAATCGATACGGTTGGTATCCCTCCTACCCAACAGCCAATTCGGTTAGGCTTCCTCTCAAAATGATCTTTCTTGTCAGTCGGTTTCATTTTTGACAAAAACCAAACTGCATCAGTCAAATTTCACCCCTCCATCATATCataaaaaagtaacaaaaaaattacttttttttaaggagagtccactttttttttacaaaaaatctaTGTAAGATTTGCACAACTTAGACTTGTTTCTAATATTGCTCGTATTTTCATCCCCATCGCTGCAAACTTTGTTTGGAAACAGGAAAGGGGAAAATTCCagcaaaattattaattacgcaataaaagaatagatttgttatctttttattaaaaaaagaagctcTTATAATAAGATAGGGATAAATTCACAAGAAAGATAATGATTAAAAAGAGTGTGTTGAGTTTGTTCGAATTGCAATCTTGTTTATCTCTAAATGGAAGAGACCAGTTCACGAATCACATATGTGTGAGTTTTAATTTTTCCCAATTATGGAACATAAGTTGACAGCTCATATGAGAAGGTTTGTGCATATAAAAACGCAGCATCATCGTGCACCACCATGTTCTTGCTGCATTGGCATGTTTTAGTTCTTAGAGTTCAGTATCTGTCTTGGTACCACAACATACTAATCAGTCTATCACTTATaggatatatacatataccatTATGTTCATGAACATACTGATTCAGGTCTGCAACAAGTATTTCCATGGATACCATTTCTGAAGAGATTGGAAAGCCTATTTCATGATTCATCTTACAGGTTCGGTTCTAAATATACAGATTATTATCTTAACCGAATTATGTAGAGGAGGAAAGCAAAACGATTGGATACAAGGAGATTTGATTCATATGATGATTACAGCAGTCTACAGCAAGGTTAGGTTAGCTACAGCAACGAAAGCTCTCTTCTTTCTACCCTCTTTATACCTCTAAGGTTATACAGGTCACACTGGAAACCATCAAAAGGATTTTAGCATCAAGAAATAGTAACACCAAGAATGGAAATTAAGATGGACAT from Carya illinoinensis cultivar Pawnee chromosome 6, C.illinoinensisPawnee_v1, whole genome shotgun sequence includes:
- the LOC122313537 gene encoding uncharacterized protein LOC122313537, giving the protein MRSSFQLAVKGNVLPDCVNASNPFHECTESCRIKIAQGQAFKDKKKSGSIFLNVSRSFGRRKKAGAEPKSPQAHDNILFQNTVYPSDFDSKREVESEVTENFSHPRAHAKESRTQNRSLNKSPGSSSHLVPKSGILISPDSPIDSPKKNITHIFGETPNNQEEDEKLYASPHAVPNPVVDDMEEHGNGSAAESMSFSFFDISDALEGSQEEEVQSVISDSGVVVGKYHLKESLASILQSIFNKYGDIAASCRLESMSLRSYYLECVCFVVKELQSSSIIHLTKAKLKELLAVLKDVESSQIDVSWLRHIIDEITADIELISRHRSIEGAKANLDRDLELTRKELASRMEDLSLKEKEVDVAKKLVTKTRARLSSLELKSSQLNENILSIRTKVENFHGRSLLGELL